From the genome of Castor canadensis chromosome 4, mCasCan1.hap1v2, whole genome shotgun sequence, one region includes:
- the LOC141422636 gene encoding C-X-C chemokine receptor type 2-like has translation METFNSENYSLEDLFSGDFDYNYSSSLPPFLPDSAPCRPETLEINNYVVVVIYVLVFLLSLLGNSLVMLVILYRRSICSVTDVYLLNLAIADLLFALTLPVWAASKVNGWIFGTLLCKITSLVKEVNFYSGILLLACISVDRYLAIVHATRTLTQKRHLVKFVCLGMWGLSLILSLPVLLLRKTIYPPSLSPVCYEDMGSNTTTWRMVLRILPHTFGFVLPLLVMLFYYGFTLCTLFKAHMGQKHRAMRVIFAVVLVFLLCWLPYNLVLVADTLMRIHVIEETCDRRNDIDRALDATEILGFLHSCLNPLIYAFIGQKFRHGLLKIMATYGLVSKEYLAREGRPSYIGSSSGNTSTTL, from the coding sequence ATGGAAACCTTTAACTCGGAGAATTACAGCCTTGAAGATCTGTTCAGTGGAGATTTTGATTACAATTACAGCTCTAGCCTGCCCCCTTTTCTACCAGATTCTGCCCCATGCCGACCAGAAACACTGGAAATCAACAATTACGTTGTGGTCGTAATTTATGTTCTGGTGTTCCTGCTGAGCCTTCTAGGAAACTCCCTGGTGATGCTGGTCATCTTATACAGACGGAGCATCTGCTCCGTCACCGATGTCTACCTGCTGAACCTGGCCATAGCCGATCTGCTCTTTGCTCTGACCTTGCCAGTCTGGGCAGCCTCCAAAGTGAACGGCTGGATTTTTGGCACACTTCTGTGCAAGATAACCTCACTCGTGAAGGAAGTCAACTTCTACAGTGGTATCCTGCTACTGGCCTGCATCAGCGTGGACCGCTACCTGGCCATCGTCCATGCCACACGCACACTGACTCAGAAACGCCACCTGGTCAAATTTGTGTGCTTAGGCATGTGGGGACTGTCCCTAATTCTGTCCCTGCCTGTCTTACTTCTCCGTAAGACCATCTACCCACCCAGTCTCAGTCCAGTCTGTTATGAGGACATGGGCAGCAATACAACAACATGGCGGATGGTGTTGCGTATTCTGCCCCACACTTTTGGCTTCGTCCTGCCACTGCTGGTCATGCTGTTCTACTATGGATTCACTCTGTGCACGCTGTTTAAGGCCCACATGGGGCAGAAGCACCGGGCCATGAGGGTCATTTTTGCTGTTGTCCTTGTCTTCCTGCTCTGCTGGCTGCCCTACAACCTGGTCCTGGTCGCAGACACCCTCATGAGGATCCATGTCATTGAGGAGACCTGTGACCGTCGCAATGACATTGACCGGGCCCTGGATGCTACTGAGATTCTGGGCTTCCTCCACAGCTGCCTCAACCCCCTCATCTATGCCTTCATTGGCCAAAAGTTTCGCCATGGACTCCTCAAGATCATGGCCACCTATGGCCTTGTCAGCAAGGAGTACTTGGCCCGAGAGGGCAGGCCTTCCTATATTGGCTCTTCTTCAGGAAATACATCTACGACACTCTAA